The Verrucomicrobiia bacterium genome has a window encoding:
- a CDS encoding AI-2E family transporter, whose protein sequence is MTRTQIISLFFLALLLFVVYQILMIFSPFMKAIFWAAILAFGFYPLFVPLKRGLRNHDTFAAVTMTILVIALVAPPFVVLLVNLTGQAIELYQMVTTYIREGHVEKLIDQLRALSWIKGLEHHVFQWEPLKENATNWLINVSRNIANFSIAQAGVLTKNIFFLFMNIILVAFLLFIFLRDGEKIYNFIYQIAPLEEENKKTIFSQVNETFSAVIRGQLLTSLTQAILAGIIFWGLNLPAPIFFAAATFLATMIPVLGATAIWLPLAIYLFTQREYVKAGVLVLFGVLVISLIDNLIKPAIIGEKTKLPYFLLFFGILGGIRIYGIMGIFLGPVVLSVFFVLVKIYREKYLHP, encoded by the coding sequence ATGACAAGAACCCAGATCATCTCCCTTTTCTTTCTCGCCCTGCTGCTTTTTGTCGTTTATCAAATTCTGATGATCTTCTCGCCGTTCATGAAGGCCATTTTCTGGGCCGCTATTCTCGCTTTCGGTTTCTACCCGCTGTTCGTGCCCCTCAAAAGAGGACTTCGTAATCACGATACCTTCGCGGCGGTCACCATGACGATCCTCGTCATCGCGCTGGTCGCGCCGCCCTTCGTGGTGCTGCTGGTCAATCTGACGGGCCAGGCCATCGAACTTTATCAAATGGTGACGACTTACATCCGGGAAGGCCACGTGGAAAAACTGATCGACCAGCTCCGCGCCTTATCCTGGATCAAGGGTCTCGAGCATCACGTTTTCCAATGGGAGCCTTTGAAAGAAAACGCGACCAACTGGCTGATCAATGTCTCGCGCAACATCGCGAATTTTTCCATCGCGCAGGCCGGCGTCCTGACCAAGAACATTTTCTTTCTCTTCATGAACATCATCCTGGTCGCATTCCTGCTTTTTATTTTCCTGCGTGACGGCGAAAAAATTTACAATTTTATTTACCAGATCGCCCCGCTCGAAGAAGAGAATAAGAAAACCATTTTTTCACAGGTCAACGAGACGTTTTCGGCCGTGATCCGCGGCCAGCTTCTCACGAGCCTTACCCAGGCGATCCTCGCGGGCATTATTTTCTGGGGACTCAACCTCCCGGCGCCGATTTTCTTCGCCGCAGCCACGTTTCTCGCGACCATGATCCCCGTGCTTGGCGCCACGGCCATCTGGCTGCCGCTCGCCATCTACCTTTTCACGCAGCGGGAATATGTGAAGGCCGGCGTGCTTGTTCTCTTCGGCGTGCTCGTCATCAGCCTGATCGACAATCTGATCAAACCGGCCATCATCGGCGAAAAAACCAAGCTTCCCTACTTCCTGCTCTTCTTCGGCATCCTCGGAGGCATCCGGATTTACGGGATCATGGGCATTTTCCTGGGGCCGGTCGTGCTTTCCGTCTTCTTTGTCCTGGTCAAAATCTACAGGGAGAAATACCTCCACCCATGA
- a CDS encoding glycosyltransferase family 2 protein — protein sequence MTSQNTIQKLTSLSAFFPVYNEKEHLPEMVRKFEEILPEVADRYEIIIVNDGSRDGSAELAAEIARTNPHVRVVNHERNQGYGAAIASGIRACRLEYIFFTDGDGQFDVRELKKLVPYIKDHDIVAGYRANRQDPLIRKVMAFCWTRFVNLLMGTRIRDMDCAFKLFRAAPLQAMDLQTTGNMISAEILTLAARRKLSVQELPVTHLPRTAGEAKGVNGEVIVRAFRELMKFRKRLNGRN from the coding sequence ATGACCTCTCAGAACACGATTCAAAAATTGACGTCGCTTTCCGCTTTTTTTCCCGTTTATAACGAGAAGGAGCACTTGCCGGAAATGGTGCGCAAGTTCGAGGAAATCCTTCCGGAAGTGGCGGACCGGTATGAAATCATTATCGTCAATGACGGCAGCCGCGACGGAAGCGCCGAGCTCGCCGCGGAGATCGCGCGGACGAACCCGCACGTCCGGGTCGTGAATCATGAACGCAACCAGGGCTATGGCGCCGCAATCGCCAGCGGCATCCGGGCCTGCAGGCTCGAGTACATCTTCTTCACGGACGGAGACGGGCAGTTCGACGTGCGCGAACTCAAGAAGCTCGTGCCGTACATCAAGGATCACGACATCGTGGCCGGCTACCGGGCCAACCGTCAGGACCCGCTGATCCGAAAGGTGATGGCCTTCTGCTGGACCCGGTTCGTAAACCTGCTCATGGGCACGCGGATCCGTGACATGGATTGCGCTTTTAAGCTGTTCCGCGCGGCCCCGCTCCAGGCCATGGACCTGCAAACTACCGGTAACATGATCAGCGCGGAGATCCTCACGCTTGCCGCGCGCCGGAAGCTCAGCGTGCAGGAGCTGCCCGTCACGCATCTGCCCCGCACCGCGGGGGAAGCCAAAGGAGTCAACGGCGAAGTCATCGTCCGGGCTTTCCGGGAATTGATGAAATTCAGGAAACGTTTGAACGGCCGGAATTAA
- a CDS encoding SGNH/GDSL hydrolase family protein, translating to MTPTAKTREGLKLALAFLFSCGVFFLSLEIAARLLLGSDAVFNRIQGRDEATCRHIWVQNHRGGANVAEFYDAHHPMRGWTPVANLKDKPAFYNKVLSTNSRGLRGKREYAYEKPAGKVRILAVGDSFTFGEDVSDNEVYTHYLEHLIPNAEVINIGVHGYGHDQMLLYLKEEGIKYKPDILFLGFLFYDMERNLLDFRDFAKPRFRLSGGQLKLTNTPVPTPDQVLKQEFWRSKAADLWTIYYNHAAWENGANARKMKKLGTALIDEMLAVSKQMGAKMVIGYFPNETDFTNFMEMPTPREKFLFDYCGSRPELQCLSVRPIFLSQLKKGKNVGYYGHWDAKGHFLAAVAIRDFLEKQGLIPASPNRRTDTIKS from the coding sequence ATGACTCCCACCGCAAAAACCAGGGAAGGCCTGAAGCTCGCGCTCGCTTTTCTTTTTTCATGCGGCGTTTTTTTTCTGTCGCTCGAAATCGCGGCCCGGCTTCTTCTCGGTTCGGACGCCGTCTTCAACCGCATCCAGGGAAGGGACGAGGCCACATGCCGGCACATCTGGGTCCAGAACCACCGCGGGGGCGCCAATGTGGCGGAGTTCTATGATGCGCATCATCCCATGCGCGGCTGGACACCGGTCGCAAATCTCAAGGACAAGCCGGCGTTCTATAATAAGGTGCTGAGCACCAACTCCCGGGGCCTGCGAGGGAAAAGAGAATATGCTTACGAGAAACCCGCGGGCAAGGTGAGGATCCTCGCGGTCGGCGATTCCTTCACGTTCGGGGAAGACGTCAGCGACAACGAAGTCTACACGCATTATCTGGAGCACCTCATTCCGAACGCGGAGGTCATCAACATCGGCGTGCACGGTTACGGCCACGACCAGATGCTTTTGTACCTCAAGGAAGAAGGGATCAAGTACAAGCCGGACATCCTCTTTCTGGGATTTCTGTTCTACGATATGGAAAGAAACCTGCTCGATTTCCGGGATTTTGCCAAACCGCGCTTCCGCCTGTCGGGAGGACAGTTGAAGCTCACGAACACTCCGGTACCCACGCCGGACCAGGTGCTGAAGCAGGAGTTCTGGCGCTCCAAGGCCGCGGATTTGTGGACCATTTACTACAATCACGCGGCGTGGGAAAATGGCGCGAACGCGAGAAAGATGAAGAAGCTGGGCACGGCTCTCATCGACGAAATGCTTGCGGTTTCGAAGCAGATGGGGGCGAAGATGGTCATCGGCTATTTTCCCAATGAAACCGATTTTACGAATTTCATGGAGATGCCCACGCCGCGCGAAAAATTTCTCTTCGATTATTGTGGCAGCCGGCCCGAACTGCAGTGTTTGTCCGTACGGCCGATATTTCTATCGCAGCTGAAGAAGGGTAAAAACGTGGGCTATTACGGCCATTGGGATGCCAAAGGGCATTTCCTGGCGGCCGTGGCCATCCGCGATTTCTTGGAAAAACAGGGGCTTATCCCCGCGAGCCCGAACCGTCGTACGGACACGATTAAATCATGA